Proteins encoded together in one Triticum dicoccoides isolate Atlit2015 ecotype Zavitan chromosome 7B, WEW_v2.0, whole genome shotgun sequence window:
- the LOC119336812 gene encoding L-arabinokinase-like, with translation MDPELLANSPAMSTAGGALERRLVFAFYLTGHGFGHATRAIEVVRHLIAAGHEVHVSTAVPEFVFTAELRSPGLHVRKVLLDCGAVQSDPLTVDPLASLEKYHQTAVVPRESILRTEAEWLRSVKADLVVSDVVPVVCRAAADAGIRSVCIGNFSWDSIYAEYIMAAGYHHRSIVWQIAEDYSNCETLLRLPGYCPMPAFCDVTDVPLVVRGLRKSRSEVRKDLGIAESTKVVIFNFGGQPAGWKLKQEWLPDGWICLVCGASDSQEVPPNFIKLEKDTYTPDVMAASDCMLGKIGYGTASEALAYKLPFVFVRRDYFNEEPFLRNLLEHHQSSIEMIRRDFLAGHWKPYLLRALTLQPSYDGPTNGGQVAARILQDIAVGKKCASDKFNGARRLQDAIVLGYQLQRTPGKDVGIPDWYSLNGTEIGAHPIIENTEKVKTAELCCEDFEILHGDLQGLTDTMAFLKSLSGLTENELKNSEVQSPERTAASVLFDWEKEIYVARAPGRLDVMGGIADYSGSLVLQMPLREACHVAIQRNHPSKQKLWKHVQARQLESTGVVPVVQIVSFGSELSNRAPTFDMDLSDFMDGDKPISYEKAREFFCQDPSQKWAAYVSGTILILMTELGVQFTDSMSILVSSAVPEGKGVSSSASVEVATMSAIAAAYGLNITPRDLALLCQKVENHVVGAPCGVMDQMASACGEANKLLAMVCQPAEVKELVMIPSHMRFWGLDSGIRHSVGGGDYGSVRVGTYMGRKMIKCAASNLVSVSSTSDAPVQTDDYKEKGRDVVKSEASMEYLCNLPPHRYEAAYSKDIPEIITGDAFLEKYGDHDDMVTVIDPKRSYSVKAPTRHPIYENFRVETFKALLTAANTDEQLAALGELMYQCHYSYNACGLGSDGTDRLVNLVQEMQHRKTPENGGPNLYGAKITGGGSGGSVCVIGKNCLQSAEEIAEIQQSYKAATGYLPIIFDGSSPGAGKFGYLKIRRRLTITE, from the exons ATGGATCCAGAGCTCCTTGCCAATTCACCGGCAATGTCGACTGCCGGAGGCGCGCTGGAGCGTCGCCTGGTCTTCGCCTTCTACCTCACCGGCCACGGCTTCGGCCACGCCACCCGCGCCATCGAG GTGGTGCGGCACCTGATCGCGGCGGGGCACGAGGTGCACGTGTCCACGGCGGTGCCGGAGTTcgtcttcaccgccgagctgcgctccCCCGGCCTCCACGTCCGCAAGGTCCTGCTCGACTGCGGCGCCGTCCAGTCCGACCCCCTCACCGTCGACCCCCTCGCGTcgctcgagaag TACCATCAGACCGCCGTGGTGCCCCGCGAGTCGATCCTGAGAACGGAGGCGGAGTGGCTCCGCTCCGTCAAGGCAGACCTAGTG GTCTCGGATGTTGTTCCTGTGGTGTGCAGGGCGGCCGCAGATGCCGGTATCCGCTCGGTGTGCATTGGGAATTTTAG TTGGGACTCCATATATGCAGAATACATCATGGCAGCTGGGTATCATCACCGATCTATTGTTTGGCAG ATAGCAGAGGATTATTCCAATTGCGAGACCTTACTTCGACTACCTGGATATTGTCCTA TGCCGGCTTTCTGTGATGTCACTGATGTGCCTCTGGTGGTAAGAGGTTTGCGCAAATCCAGATCTGAG GTGAGGAAGGACCTTGGAATAGCGGAGAGCACTAAGGTGGTCATTTTTAATTTTGGTGGACAG CCAGCAGGATGGAAACTGAAGCAAGAATGGCTGCCTGATGGCTGGATCTGTTTG GTCTGTGGTGCATCTGATTCTCAAGAGGTTCCTCCAAACTTCATTAAGCTTGAGAAAGATACTTACACACCAGATGTTATGGCTGCATCTGACTGCATGCTAG GAAAAATTGGGTATGGAACGGCAAgtgaagctttagcatacaaactaccatTTGTGTTCGTCCGCAGAGATTATTTTAACGAGGAGCCATTTCTGCGGAACTTGCTTGAG CACCACCAAAGCAGCATTGAGATGATTAGAAGGGATTTCCTTGCTGGGCACTGGAAACCATATCTACTCCGTGCTCTCACACTTCAACCTTCCTATGATGGCCCAACAAATGGTGGCCAA GTGGCTGCTCGGATCCTTCAGGACATTGCTGTTGGAAAGAAGTGTGCTTCTGACAAA TTTAACGGAGCAAGACGATTGCAAGATGCAATAGTGTTAGGATATCAACTACAAAGGACTCCTGGGAAAGATGTAGGAATTCCTGACTGGTATTCTCTTAATGGCACAGAAATTGGTGCCCATCCAATCATAGAAAATACTGAAAAGGTCAAAACAGCAGAATT ATGCTGTGAAGACTTTGAGATACTCCATGGGGACTTGCAAGGACTAACAGATACCATGGCCTTTTTGAAGAGCTTATCTGGACTTACTGAAAATGAATTGAAGAATTCTGAGGTGCAATCCCCAGAAAGAACTGCTGCATCTGTGCTCTTTGACTGGGAG AAGGAAATATATGTAGCAAGAGCGCCTGGGCGGTTAGATGTCATGGGTGGCATTGCAGACTATTCAGGAAGTCTTGTTTTGCAG ATGCCTCTTCGGGAAGCCTGCCATGTTGCTATTCAGAGAAACCATCCCAGCAAGCAGAAGCTATGGAAGCATGTACAAGCAAGACAGCTTGAGAGCACAGGGGTGGTACCTGTGGTACAAATT GTTTCATTTGGTTCTGAGTTGAGTAACCGTGCACCAACTTTTGATATGGACCTGTCAGATTTTATGGATGGTGACAAGCCGATATCGTATGAAAAAGCCAGAGAATTTTTCTGCCAGGACCCATCACAAAA ATGGGCTGCTTATGTCTCCGGAACAATTTTAATCTTGATGACTGAGCTAGGCGTGCAGTTCACTGACAGCATGAGCATTCTG GTTTCTTCTGCTGTGCCAGAAGGCAAAGGTGTTTCTTCTTCTGCATCGGTGGAGGTTGCCACAATGTCTGCTATTGCAGCTGCCTATG GTTTAAACATTACTCCAAGGGATCTTGCTTTGCTTTGTCAAAAg GTTGAGAATCATGTTGTTGGAGCTCCATGTGGGGTCATGGACCAAATGGCATCTGCCTGTGGAGAAGCTAACAAACTCCTTGCAATGGTCTGCCAG CCTGCAGAAGTGAAGGAATTGGTTATGATTCCATCTCATATGCGATTTTGGGGTCTAGACTCTGGCATACGACATAG CGTCGGTGGGGGAGATTATGGATCTGTAAGAGTAGGCACTTATATGGGACGAAAGATGATCAAGTGTGCAGCATCCAACTTAGTATCGGTGTCCTCAACTTCAGATGCCCCTGTTCAGACTGATGATTATAAAGAAAAGGGAAGGGATGTAGTGAAGTCTGAAGCTTCCATGGAGTATTTGTGCAACCTGCCACCTCACAG ATATGAAGCTGCTTATTCAAAAGATATTCCGGAGATCATTACCGGAGATGCATTTTTAGAGAAATACGGAGACCACGATGACATGGTAACTGTAATTGATCCAAAAAGATCTTACAGTGTGAAGGCGCCTACTAGACATCCCATATACGAAAACTTCAGAGTCGAG ACCTTCAAAGCATTATTAACAGCAGCTAATACAGATGAGCAATTAGCAGCTCTTGGAGAACTTATGTACCAG TGCCACTACAGCTACAATGCATGCGGTCTTGGTTCCGATGGCACAGATAGGCTGGTTAATCTAGTGCAAGAAATGCAGCACAGAAAGACGCCGGAAAATGGAGGTCCTAATCTGTACGGTGCGAAGATTACGGGTGGAGGGTCTGGTGGTTCCGTTTGTGTTATTGGGAAGAACTGCCTCCAAAGCGCTGAAGAGATCGCCGAG ATTCAGCAAAGTTACAAGGCGGCCACGGGATACCTACCGATCATCTTCGACGGGTCGTCTCCAGGCGCCGGCAAGTTTGGTTACCTGAAGATCCGCCGGCGGTTGACAATCACGGAATGA